In Ruminococcaceae bacterium BL-6, a genomic segment contains:
- a CDS encoding Fibronectin/fibrinogen-binding protein, which translates to MALDGAFLRHIKAEIEHTALGARVDKIYQPNREEMVLILRTRSEIFKLLISARANSARIQFTEAVPENPKQPPMLCMLLRKKLTGARLVSVRQPQLERMLCLDFDAVNELGDSVRLTLVSEIMGRYSNIIFVDGEGKIIDALKRVDAEMSSERLVLPGMAYRLPPPQNKLCLLETEPSRVIGALKSLPKNVELSKGLLSVLQGVSPVVCRELQHRAGHGADLSAKEMTGEQEERLLFFLKRLKETVENVQGRPFLVVAPDQKPRDFSFFRMEQYGSSAVVREAGSFSGLLDSFYGERDRIDRMRVKEQDLLRVLTTVSGRLSRKINAQRGELAQCADRDALRVAGDLINANLYRLERGMTSAQLENFYDESLPAVRIRLDPLLTPSQNAQKYYKEYRKARTAEEKLTGQIGQARQELAYLDTVLEELSRAQTERDLEEIRQELREQGYIRPQRGKQKPLAASAPLEFSVPDGFRVLVGRNNRQNDRLTLKQADHNDIWFHTKNIPGSHTILVTDGREPTEAAVLAAAKLAAFHSRAKDSSRVPVDYTRVRHVSKPQGARPGMVIYVKYKTLYVTPEKE; encoded by the coding sequence ATGGCGCTTGACGGAGCCTTTTTAAGACATATCAAAGCAGAGATCGAGCACACGGCGCTGGGGGCGCGGGTGGATAAGATCTACCAGCCGAACCGCGAGGAAATGGTGCTGATCCTGCGTACCCGCAGCGAGATTTTCAAGCTGCTGATTTCCGCGCGGGCGAACAGCGCGCGAATCCAGTTCACCGAAGCCGTTCCGGAAAATCCGAAGCAGCCGCCCATGCTGTGCATGCTCCTGCGCAAAAAGCTGACCGGCGCACGGCTTGTTTCGGTGCGCCAGCCACAGCTCGAGCGGATGCTCTGCCTGGATTTCGACGCGGTGAACGAGCTGGGCGACAGCGTGCGCCTGACCCTGGTTTCGGAGATCATGGGCCGGTACAGCAACATCATTTTTGTGGACGGGGAAGGGAAGATCATCGACGCCCTGAAACGCGTCGACGCCGAGATGAGCTCGGAGCGGCTGGTGCTGCCCGGCATGGCGTACCGGCTTCCGCCCCCGCAGAACAAGCTGTGCCTGCTGGAAACGGAGCCTTCCCGCGTGATCGGCGCGCTGAAAAGCCTGCCGAAGAACGTGGAGCTTTCGAAGGGCCTGCTTTCGGTTCTTCAGGGGGTGTCGCCGGTGGTCTGCCGCGAGCTTCAGCACCGCGCGGGGCATGGAGCCGACCTTTCCGCAAAGGAGATGACCGGCGAGCAGGAGGAGCGGCTTCTGTTTTTCCTGAAGCGGCTGAAGGAGACGGTCGAGAACGTGCAGGGCCGCCCGTTCCTCGTGGTGGCGCCGGATCAAAAGCCGAGGGACTTTTCCTTTTTCCGCATGGAGCAGTACGGCAGCTCCGCCGTGGTGCGCGAGGCCGGGAGCTTTTCCGGGCTTCTGGATTCCTTTTACGGCGAGCGCGACCGCATCGACCGCATGCGGGTCAAAGAGCAGGACCTTCTGCGGGTGCTCACCACGGTTTCGGGCCGGCTGAGCCGGAAAATCAACGCCCAGCGCGGCGAGCTGGCGCAGTGCGCCGACCGGGATGCCCTGCGCGTCGCGGGGGACCTCATCAACGCGAACCTGTACCGGCTGGAAAGAGGGATGACATCCGCGCAGCTGGAAAACTTCTACGACGAATCCCTTCCCGCAGTGCGCATCCGGCTCGACCCGCTCCTGACGCCGTCGCAGAACGCCCAGAAATATTATAAGGAATACCGCAAGGCGCGCACGGCGGAGGAAAAGCTGACCGGGCAGATCGGGCAGGCCCGGCAGGAGCTTGCCTATCTGGACACGGTTCTGGAGGAGCTGAGCCGCGCACAGACGGAGCGCGATCTGGAAGAGATCCGGCAGGAGCTTCGGGAGCAGGGATACATCCGCCCGCAGCGCGGAAAGCAGAAGCCGCTTGCGGCATCCGCCCCGCTGGAATTTTCCGTGCCGGATGGCTTTCGCGTGCTGGTGGGGCGCAACAACCGCCAGAACGACCGCCTGACTTTGAAACAGGCGGACCATAACGACATCTGGTTCCACACGAAAAATATCCCCGGTTCCCACACGATCCTCGTGACGGATGGCCGCGAGCCGACCGAAGCCGCCGTGCTCGCGGCGGCGAAGCTCGCCGCGTTCCACAGCCGCGCGAAGGATTCTTCGCGGGTGCCGGTGGATTATACCAGGGTGCGCCACGTCAGCAAGCCGCAGGGCGCACGGCCCGGCATGGTGATTTATGTGAAATACAAGACTCTGTATGTGACGCCGGAAAAGGAATAA
- a CDS encoding Nif3-like dinuclear metal center hexameric protein, which translates to MKQVTAGDIYDFLDSFAPFATAMDFDNAGFLVGDRDVPVSSVLLSLDITPGVVEEAAQLGAQLIVSHHPVIFDPLKRLIPRTAPYLLAQHGIAAVCAHTNLDLAPGGVNTCLAGALGLRNVRTLREYRESGLAEGLMGELEQEYDPREFAVYVKQALHCGGLKYVDGGKKVKTVGLCSGGGAELLPDAAGKGLDAFVTADTKHHQLLLAAQSGVTLVDAGHFCTEDVVILPLQKRLSERFPAVSFRKSRVMRDPAEYL; encoded by the coding sequence ATGAAACAGGTCACGGCAGGGGATATTTACGATTTTCTGGACTCCTTCGCGCCTTTTGCGACGGCGATGGATTTTGACAACGCGGGGTTCCTCGTGGGGGACAGGGATGTTCCGGTCTCCTCGGTGCTTCTGTCGCTCGACATCACGCCGGGTGTGGTGGAAGAGGCGGCGCAGCTCGGCGCGCAGCTGATCGTCAGCCACCACCCGGTCATTTTCGACCCGCTGAAACGGCTGATCCCGCGCACCGCGCCCTATCTGCTGGCGCAGCACGGCATCGCCGCCGTCTGTGCGCACACGAATCTGGACCTCGCGCCGGGCGGCGTGAACACCTGCCTTGCCGGGGCGCTCGGCCTTCGGAACGTCCGCACGCTGCGCGAATACCGGGAAAGCGGCCTTGCCGAGGGCCTGATGGGCGAGCTGGAACAGGAATACGACCCGCGCGAATTCGCGGTTTATGTCAAACAGGCGCTGCACTGCGGCGGCCTGAAATATGTGGACGGCGGCAAAAAGGTGAAGACGGTCGGCCTTTGCAGCGGCGGCGGGGCGGAGCTTCTGCCGGACGCTGCCGGGAAGGGCCTGGACGCGTTCGTCACCGCGGACACCAAGCACCATCAGCTTCTTCTGGCGGCGCAGTCCGGCGTGACGCTGGTGGACGCCGGGCATTTCTGCACGGAGGACGTCGTGATCCTTCCGCTGCAAAAGCGCCTGAGCGAGCGGTTCCCGGCCGTGTCGTTCCGGAAATCCCGCGTGATGCGCGACCCGGCGGAGTACCTGTAA
- a CDS encoding SAM-dependent methyltransferase, with protein MDHLFELDPRLRMCAGMVRPGAKLADIGTDHAYLPVWLMKRGLISSAVAVDVRPGPLKRAEENIARCGAEHIVTRISDGLSAVSPQEAGDIVLAGMGGELIARIISEADWLRLDNRRLILQPMTRETELRLFLQREGFALLREEAAVSHGRVYTAMLARYDPGRVGGGELYPYIGRLSAESAAGRAYLKKQAVRLRRRAGGCLAEGKREQAAELLRIAEQIDKIREENER; from the coding sequence GTGGACCATCTTTTTGAGCTCGATCCCCGGCTGCGGATGTGCGCCGGCATGGTGCGCCCGGGGGCGAAGCTGGCCGACATCGGCACCGACCACGCTTATCTCCCCGTGTGGCTGATGAAGCGGGGCCTGATTTCTTCCGCCGTCGCCGTGGACGTTCGCCCCGGGCCGCTGAAACGGGCCGAAGAAAACATCGCGCGCTGCGGCGCGGAACATATCGTCACGAGAATTTCGGACGGGCTTTCCGCCGTTTCCCCGCAGGAAGCGGGCGATATCGTGCTGGCGGGGATGGGCGGGGAGCTGATTGCCCGCATCATCTCCGAAGCGGACTGGCTGCGGCTGGACAACCGCCGCCTGATTCTTCAGCCGATGACCCGTGAAACGGAGCTCCGCCTTTTCCTGCAGCGGGAGGGCTTTGCCCTTTTGCGCGAAGAGGCGGCTGTTTCCCACGGGCGCGTCTACACGGCGATGCTGGCGCGGTACGACCCGGGGCGCGTCGGTGGCGGGGAGCTTTACCCGTATATCGGGCGGCTTTCAGCGGAAAGCGCCGCCGGGCGCGCCTACCTGAAAAAGCAGGCCGTCAGGCTCCGCCGCCGCGCGGGGGGATGCCTGGCGGAGGGAAAACGGGAGCAGGCGGCAGAGCTGCTCCGCATCGCGGAGCAAATCGACAAAATCAGAGAGGAGAACGAACGATGA
- a CDS encoding Disulfide oxidoreductase, which produces MAEITEIKRDTVVDDILNLDRTTAPFFMEMGMYCLGCPASRGETLEQACMVHGVDPDEMVQVLNNHVFHFHKS; this is translated from the coding sequence ATGGCCGAAATTACCGAAATCAAAAGGGATACCGTTGTCGACGATATTCTGAATCTGGACCGCACGACCGCGCCTTTCTTTATGGAAATGGGGATGTACTGCCTGGGCTGCCCGGCGTCGCGCGGCGAAACACTGGAACAGGCCTGCATGGTTCACGGCGTCGACCCCGATGAGATGGTACAGGTGCTGAACAACCACGTTTTTCATTTTCATAAATCGTAA
- a CDS encoding Zinc-binding protein, whose protein sequence is MYEDKTLVCKECGAEFVFTAGEQEFYASKGFVNEPQRCKSCRDKRKNAAKPEREMYVATCAACGKEARVPFKPREDRPVYCSECFAKMREK, encoded by the coding sequence ATGTACGAAGACAAGACTCTCGTCTGCAAAGAGTGCGGCGCTGAATTTGTTTTCACCGCCGGGGAACAGGAGTTTTACGCTTCCAAGGGCTTCGTCAATGAGCCGCAGAGGTGTAAAAGCTGCCGTGACAAGCGCAAAAACGCGGCAAAGCCCGAAAGAGAAATGTATGTAGCAACCTGCGCCGCCTGCGGAAAAGAGGCGCGGGTCCCCTTCAAACCACGCGAAGATCGCCCGGTATACTGCAGCGAATGCTTTGCAAAAATGAGAGAAAAATAA
- a CDS encoding RNA polymerase sporulation specific sigma factor SigH codes for MHGVLNLMDEMSELSDKQVIVLLNKGNPDAFMELTSRYMALIRAKAASLRGSGMEADDLCQEGLLGLLSAAHSYREDGAASFKTYAGICIYRQMVTACRGAANRKNLPLNHFISLNDAQEDPTLNASFVSAQTQATDPETLLIDRENMQALKDRINRTLSKMEQQVLFLYLGGCSYGEIAGKLSVSVKAADNAIQRVRRKLKESF; via the coding sequence ATGCATGGGGTGCTGAATTTGATGGATGAGATGTCGGAGCTTTCCGACAAGCAGGTGATTGTTCTTCTCAACAAGGGCAATCCGGATGCATTTATGGAGCTGACTTCAAGGTATATGGCGCTGATTCGCGCCAAGGCCGCCTCGCTGCGCGGCAGCGGAATGGAAGCGGATGACCTGTGCCAGGAAGGCCTTCTCGGCCTGCTGAGCGCAGCCCACAGCTACCGGGAAGACGGGGCCGCCAGTTTCAAGACCTATGCGGGCATTTGCATTTACCGTCAAATGGTTACGGCGTGCCGCGGTGCGGCGAACCGTAAGAATTTGCCTTTGAATCATTTTATTTCTCTAAATGACGCGCAGGAAGACCCCACACTGAATGCTTCTTTCGTTTCAGCTCAGACCCAGGCTACCGATCCGGAAACGTTACTGATCGACAGGGAAAATATGCAGGCATTGAAAGACCGCATCAATCGAACCTTATCTAAGATGGAACAACAGGTCCTCTTTTTATATTTGGGCGGGTGCAGCTACGGCGAAATCGCCGGAAAGCTCTCCGTCTCCGTAAAAGCGGCGGACAACGCGATTCAGCGGGTGCGCCGAAAACTGAAGGAATCATTTTAG
- the comM gene encoding Competence protein ComM gives MVAQLHSMGLWGMDAFVVEVEADISSGLPCFELVGLPDAAVKESRDRVRSALKNCGFDFPVSKITVNLAPADKRKEGPIYDLPVLVAILCATGQLRADLSRCVFVGELSLSGEMRAVKGVLPMAIAAKENGFRDLFIPAQNAAEGAVVEGLNVHPVPNVQALIGHLTGRELIPPASADRAPRGNPGGPMPDFADVRGQDGAKRALEIAASGNHNVLLIGPPGSGKSMLAKCLPSILPDMTLEDAIETTKIHSVAGNIPSGGSLIWTRPFRAPHHTVSPAGLSGGGTVVRPGEISLAHNGVLFLDELPEFRRDAMEVLRQPLEDGRVTISRVSGSVTYPCSVMLVAAMNPCPCGYFGHPTRPCICSPNAVDRYLNKISGPLLDRMDLHVEVPPVGFDALSSGQKAESSAAIRERVNAAREIQHRRLRGTGISCNARITPDLLHEVCRLSAPAQALLKTAFEKMGLSARAFDRVLKVSRTIADLDQSETIEPRHAAEAVQYRALDRKYWNKR, from the coding sequence ATGGTGGCGCAGCTGCACAGCATGGGCCTGTGGGGGATGGACGCTTTTGTGGTGGAGGTGGAGGCCGATATTTCATCCGGCCTGCCCTGTTTCGAGCTGGTGGGCCTTCCCGACGCGGCGGTGAAGGAATCGCGCGACCGGGTCCGCTCCGCCCTGAAAAACTGCGGGTTCGATTTTCCGGTGTCGAAAATCACGGTGAACCTGGCGCCGGCGGACAAACGAAAAGAAGGGCCGATCTACGACCTGCCCGTGCTGGTCGCCATTTTGTGCGCGACCGGCCAGCTCCGCGCGGATCTTTCCCGCTGCGTCTTTGTCGGCGAGCTTTCGCTTTCCGGGGAGATGCGGGCGGTGAAGGGGGTGCTTCCCATGGCGATCGCGGCAAAGGAAAACGGGTTCCGCGATCTGTTCATCCCGGCCCAGAACGCGGCGGAGGGCGCCGTGGTGGAGGGGCTGAACGTCCACCCCGTGCCGAACGTGCAGGCGCTGATCGGCCATCTGACCGGCCGGGAGCTCATCCCGCCCGCTTCGGCCGACCGGGCCCCGCGCGGAAATCCGGGCGGCCCGATGCCGGATTTTGCGGATGTGCGCGGGCAGGATGGCGCAAAGCGCGCGCTGGAAATCGCCGCGAGCGGAAATCATAATGTGCTCTTAATCGGCCCTCCCGGCTCGGGGAAAAGCATGCTGGCCAAATGCCTTCCCTCGATCCTGCCCGACATGACGCTGGAGGACGCGATCGAAACGACGAAAATCCATTCCGTGGCGGGCAACATCCCCAGCGGCGGCTCGCTGATCTGGACGCGCCCGTTCCGCGCCCCGCACCACACGGTGTCGCCCGCAGGCCTTTCGGGCGGGGGGACGGTGGTGCGCCCGGGCGAAATTTCCCTCGCGCACAACGGCGTCCTGTTTCTGGATGAGCTTCCGGAGTTCCGGCGGGATGCGATGGAAGTCCTGCGTCAGCCGCTGGAGGACGGCAGGGTCACGATCTCGCGCGTCAGCGGAAGCGTGACCTACCCCTGCTCGGTCATGCTGGTGGCGGCCATGAACCCCTGCCCGTGCGGCTATTTCGGCCACCCCACCAGGCCCTGCATCTGCTCTCCGAACGCGGTGGACCGGTATCTGAACAAAATTTCCGGCCCGCTGCTGGACCGCATGGACCTGCATGTGGAGGTTCCGCCCGTCGGTTTCGACGCGCTCTCTTCCGGACAGAAAGCGGAAAGCTCCGCGGCGATCCGCGAGAGGGTGAACGCCGCCCGGGAAATCCAGCACCGCAGGCTGCGCGGCACCGGGATTTCCTGCAACGCCCGCATCACGCCGGATCTCCTGCACGAGGTCTGCCGCCTGAGCGCGCCCGCCCAGGCCCTGCTGAAAACGGCCTTTGAAAAGATGGGGCTTTCGGCGCGCGCGTTCGACCGCGTGCTGAAGGTCTCGCGCACCATCGCCGACCTGGACCAAAGCGAAACCATCGAGCCGCGCCACGCGGCCGAGGCCGTTCAGTACCGCGCGCTGGACCGGAAATACTGGAACAAAAGGTGA
- a CDS encoding Xylose isomerase, translated as MKDSIHKYFYVGTVQRMTHPPEEIDVLDSIRTLGSDDFFDAVEITRFEDERSRSIAKNMLEQAHMKVCYSARILGTGLNPNDLNEEGRENAEKALLEAVDEAQYLGAAGITFLSGKWERERRGEAYEQLLKTTRAVCDYAAKKNMTVELEVFDYDMDKAVLIGPAPYAQRFAADIRMTHSNFGLLADLSHFPTTHETSRFVVRTLRPYITHFHIGNAVVKKGCEAYGDKHPRFGFPNSANDVPELLDFFRVLKEEGFFQPELRYVLSMEVKPWKNEDAALVLAGTKRVIKRAWALLED; from the coding sequence TTGAAGGACAGCATTCACAAATATTTTTATGTGGGCACCGTGCAGCGGATGACCCATCCGCCGGAGGAGATCGATGTTCTGGACTCCATCCGCACGCTGGGAAGCGACGATTTCTTCGACGCGGTGGAAATCACCCGGTTCGAGGATGAAAGAAGCCGCTCCATCGCAAAAAACATGCTGGAGCAGGCGCATATGAAGGTCTGTTACAGCGCCCGGATTCTCGGAACCGGCCTGAACCCGAACGACCTGAACGAGGAGGGCCGGGAAAACGCGGAAAAGGCGCTCCTGGAAGCGGTGGATGAAGCGCAGTATCTCGGCGCCGCGGGGATCACGTTCCTTTCCGGGAAATGGGAACGGGAGCGCCGTGGGGAAGCGTATGAGCAGCTTTTGAAGACGACCCGCGCAGTCTGCGATTACGCCGCGAAGAAAAACATGACGGTGGAACTGGAAGTATTCGATTACGATATGGATAAGGCCGTGCTGATTGGCCCCGCGCCCTACGCCCAGAGGTTCGCCGCCGATATACGCATGACCCACAGCAATTTCGGCCTTTTGGCGGATCTCTCTCATTTTCCGACCACCCATGAAACCAGCCGATTCGTTGTGCGCACGCTGCGCCCCTACATCACCCATTTCCACATCGGGAACGCCGTGGTGAAAAAAGGGTGCGAGGCTTACGGCGACAAGCATCCCCGCTTCGGCTTCCCGAACAGCGCGAACGACGTTCCCGAGCTGCTCGACTTTTTCCGGGTGCTGAAGGAAGAGGGCTTTTTCCAGCCGGAGCTGCGCTATGTTCTTTCCATGGAGGTAAAGCCGTGGAAAAACGAGGATGCCGCGCTTGTGCTGGCGGGCACCAAGCGGGTCATCAAACGGGCCTGGGCGCTGCTGGAAGACTGA
- the hpr gene encoding Hydroxypyruvate reductase, translated as MKIVILDGYTENPGDLSWDGFRKFGELTVYDRTPTGLILPRAREADVLYTNKTPLTRETMTACKNLKYIGVLATGYNVVDVEAAKELGIPVSNIPAYGTAAVAQHAAALLLEICQHAAHHSDAVHAGRWQSCPDFCFWDYPLIELDSKTMGIIGFGRIGRAVGKIARAMGMNVVASGGHPTPEGREIAEYVELDELFRRSDVISLHCPLTPETKGIVSRDSIARMKDGVILLNNARGPLIVEQDLADALNSGKVYAAGLDVVCEEPIRADNPLLGAKNCLITPHISWASKESRGRLMKMAVENLEAFVRGAPIHIVNQ; from the coding sequence ATGAAGATCGTGATTCTGGATGGATATACCGAAAATCCCGGGGACCTGAGCTGGGATGGGTTCCGGAAATTCGGGGAGCTCACCGTTTACGACCGCACGCCGACCGGGCTGATTCTGCCGCGGGCGCGGGAAGCAGACGTGCTGTACACCAACAAGACCCCGCTGACGCGGGAGACGATGACGGCCTGCAAAAACCTGAAATACATCGGCGTTCTGGCGACGGGCTACAACGTGGTGGATGTGGAGGCCGCGAAGGAGCTCGGCATCCCCGTTTCCAACATCCCTGCTTACGGAACGGCCGCCGTGGCGCAGCACGCGGCCGCCCTGCTGCTCGAGATCTGCCAGCATGCCGCCCACCACAGCGATGCCGTCCACGCGGGCCGCTGGCAGAGCTGCCCGGACTTCTGCTTCTGGGATTACCCGCTGATCGAGCTGGATAGCAAAACCATGGGCATCATCGGCTTTGGAAGGATCGGCCGGGCAGTCGGGAAAATCGCCCGGGCCATGGGGATGAACGTCGTCGCGTCCGGCGGCCATCCCACCCCGGAGGGACGTGAGATCGCCGAATATGTGGAGCTGGATGAGCTTTTCCGCCGCTCGGATGTCATTTCCCTGCACTGCCCGCTGACGCCCGAAACGAAAGGGATCGTCAGCCGGGACAGCATTGCCCGGATGAAGGACGGCGTCATCCTCCTGAACAACGCGCGTGGACCATTGATCGTCGAACAGGATCTCGCCGACGCGCTGAATTCCGGAAAAGTCTATGCCGCGGGGCTGGACGTGGTCTGCGAAGAGCCCATCCGCGCGGACAATCCGCTGCTTGGCGCGAAGAACTGCCTGATTACCCCGCACATCTCCTGGGCTTCCAAAGAAAGCCGCGGCCGGCTGATGAAGATGGCGGTGGAGAACCTGGAAGCCTTTGTCCGGGGGGCCCCGATCCACATCGTGAACCAATAA
- the steT gene encoding Serine/threonine exchanger SteT — MQNSSMKKSVTSMEALAIVVGMIIGSGIFLKPGIVLKNAGSPTMSILAWVAGGLITLASALTVAEIAAAIPKAGGLYTYLEELYGGSAGFLLGWVQTMISYPASVAAQAIAFATYAQFFLPISGIQQKLLAVAVLAFILVMNVISTKCGGVIQILATVGKLIPVIAIICFGLFSGAAPGAAGMEVPQAGAGFGVAILGTLWAYDGWISVTNMAGELKNPAKTLPRVISFGVVAVILIYALFNVAIFKTLPLDVVAASSTPGAQAAEVLFGKGGGIFLTAGIMVSVFGALNGYLMTAARVPQAMGERDQLPFSRVLGRVHPKLRTPANALIFQSLLAVVYIFSGTFNTLTDLLVFVLWIFFTMGVFGVFLLRKKNPPQEGRYRVPLYPITPIVGIVGGIYILISTIVSDPVRSLVGILITLVGLPVYFYKNRNRKKEA, encoded by the coding sequence ATGCAAAACAGTTCCATGAAAAAATCCGTCACATCCATGGAAGCGCTGGCCATCGTCGTCGGGATGATCATCGGCTCGGGCATCTTTCTGAAGCCGGGCATCGTTCTGAAAAACGCGGGGTCGCCCACGATGAGCATCCTCGCCTGGGTGGCGGGCGGACTGATCACCCTCGCATCCGCGCTGACGGTGGCGGAAATTGCCGCAGCCATCCCCAAGGCGGGCGGGCTTTACACGTATCTGGAGGAACTGTACGGCGGTTCCGCCGGTTTCCTGCTCGGCTGGGTGCAGACGATGATCTCTTATCCCGCATCCGTCGCGGCGCAGGCGATTGCGTTCGCGACCTACGCGCAGTTCTTTCTGCCGATCAGCGGGATTCAGCAGAAGCTGCTTGCGGTGGCCGTTCTGGCGTTCATTCTCGTCATGAATGTCATTTCCACCAAATGCGGCGGCGTGATCCAGATCCTGGCGACGGTCGGGAAGCTGATCCCCGTGATCGCGATCATCTGCTTCGGCCTGTTTTCCGGCGCGGCGCCCGGGGCCGCGGGAATGGAAGTGCCGCAGGCCGGGGCCGGATTCGGCGTCGCGATCCTCGGCACGCTTTGGGCGTACGACGGCTGGATCAGCGTGACCAATATGGCCGGGGAGCTGAAAAATCCCGCCAAAACGCTTCCCAGAGTGATTTCCTTCGGGGTGGTTGCGGTCATCCTCATTTATGCGCTGTTCAACGTCGCGATCTTCAAGACCCTGCCGCTCGACGTGGTCGCCGCTTCCTCCACGCCTGGCGCGCAGGCGGCCGAGGTTCTGTTCGGAAAAGGCGGAGGCATCTTCCTCACGGCGGGCATCATGGTTTCGGTGTTCGGCGCGCTGAACGGCTACCTCATGACGGCGGCCCGGGTGCCGCAGGCCATGGGGGAGAGGGATCAGCTTCCGTTCTCCCGGGTCCTCGGCAGGGTCCATCCCAAGCTCCGCACCCCGGCGAACGCCCTGATTTTCCAGAGCCTTCTCGCGGTGGTTTACATTTTTTCCGGAACCTTCAACACCCTGACCGACCTGCTCGTCTTTGTCCTGTGGATCTTCTTCACGATGGGCGTGTTCGGCGTGTTCCTTCTCAGGAAGAAGAATCCGCCGCAGGAAGGGCGCTACCGGGTTCCGCTTTACCCAATCACCCCGATCGTCGGAATCGTCGGCGGGATTTACATCCTGATCAGCACCATCGTCAGCGACCCGGTGCGGTCTCTTGTCGGGATCCTGATCACGCTGGTGGGCCTGCCCGTGTATTTTTATAAAAACAGGAACCGGAAAAAAGAAGCGTGA